A genome region from Fervidobacterium changbaicum includes the following:
- a CDS encoding tripartite tricarboxylate transporter TctB family protein — translation MKKLTNILKNLIFPIIFIVVSIVSYIQAVLIRTLRFGGSLGGDFFPKLISLLTLLFSILWLVMEIRSLKKKSQVAESSNDAGHNVGFRNSLLFLIIFAAAVWLMKYVGFLLSAFLIVFFNYIFLKDEMKLKDLPLAIAYTAVVSFGIWYLFEKVFELVFPRGIFW, via the coding sequence ATGAAAAAACTGACTAACATACTAAAGAACCTAATATTCCCAATAATATTTATTGTCGTATCGATAGTAAGCTATATACAAGCTGTATTAATTCGAACCCTTCGATTTGGCGGCTCACTTGGTGGAGATTTCTTTCCAAAACTGATTTCTCTACTTACATTACTGTTCTCCATTTTGTGGCTGGTAATGGAAATCCGAAGTCTGAAGAAGAAGTCTCAGGTTGCAGAATCTTCAAATGATGCAGGTCATAATGTTGGATTTCGCAATTCTCTACTGTTTTTGATAATCTTCGCTGCTGCGGTATGGCTCATGAAATACGTGGGTTTCCTGCTTTCCGCGTTCTTGATAGTTTTCTTTAACTACATTTTCTTGAAAGATGAGATGAAATTGAAAGATCTGCCGTTAGCTATCGCATATACGGCGGTTGTTTCTTTTGGAATCTGGTATCTCTTTGAGAAAGTCTTTGAATTGGTTTTTCCGAGAGGCATTTTCTGGTAA
- the gndA gene encoding NADP-dependent phosphogluconate dehydrogenase, whose amino-acid sequence MDGKSDVGIIGLGTMGKNLSLNFAQKGLRVSVYDKEYGVTKQFLSSIPFSYSIRGFQGIDALVESLSRPRVIILLITAGNPVDEVINSLLPFLEVGDIVIDSGNSHFKDTERRYRFLTEKGFRFLGMGLSGGSEGALKGPSLMPGGDYQAYKQVEEMLKKIAAKSRYGECVNYMGERSAGHFVKMVHNGIEYGIIAGISEVYQVMREVLLLRTDEIATIFEEWNELLFDSFLLRVASIVLRQVDELTGAPYIDVILDVAEQKGTGLWFTQTALELGIPAITIAASVNSRMISVFKELRMRISKNSQIKRRSLEQESLGLDLISLLKDALMFVNYIAFSEGLWLLTRASNEFGYNVQLDNVLKVWRKGSILESNFIDYLLLEDLGGLGCLIEKENIIKNLNLLYENVIQVSSIAKRYNIPIPVIDSAINFYLSIVSEKLPANLVQAIRDWFGYHGFYKVDKPNQVFHFEKGEADS is encoded by the coding sequence GTGGACGGAAAGAGTGACGTTGGAATAATTGGGCTTGGTACCATGGGTAAGAATTTATCACTCAATTTTGCACAGAAAGGTTTACGTGTTAGTGTTTACGACAAAGAATACGGAGTAACTAAGCAGTTCTTATCAAGCATTCCTTTCTCCTATAGCATTCGAGGCTTCCAAGGTATCGATGCTCTTGTTGAATCTCTCAGTAGACCAAGGGTGATTATCTTACTCATCACGGCTGGGAATCCGGTAGATGAGGTCATTAATTCGCTTCTTCCATTTCTGGAAGTAGGAGATATAGTAATAGACTCCGGAAATTCGCACTTTAAAGACACCGAAAGACGCTATAGGTTCCTCACTGAAAAAGGCTTCCGCTTTTTAGGGATGGGCCTTTCCGGTGGTTCTGAAGGAGCTTTAAAAGGGCCCTCTCTGATGCCCGGTGGGGATTATCAAGCGTATAAACAGGTCGAAGAAATGCTGAAGAAAATCGCAGCTAAGAGTAGATATGGTGAGTGTGTGAATTACATGGGTGAGCGCTCAGCAGGGCACTTTGTTAAAATGGTGCACAATGGCATTGAATATGGGATAATAGCTGGCATCTCTGAAGTTTATCAAGTAATGCGTGAAGTCTTATTGCTACGAACAGATGAAATCGCAACTATTTTTGAAGAATGGAACGAGTTGCTGTTTGATTCATTTCTGCTCAGGGTTGCAAGTATCGTCTTGAGGCAGGTCGACGAACTTACAGGTGCTCCTTATATAGATGTGATCCTTGACGTTGCAGAGCAGAAGGGGACAGGTCTGTGGTTTACTCAAACTGCGTTAGAGTTAGGAATTCCTGCAATCACGATAGCAGCTTCAGTGAACAGCAGAATGATTTCAGTGTTCAAAGAACTTAGAATGAGGATTTCTAAGAACTCTCAAATAAAGAGGCGTTCACTGGAACAGGAAAGTTTAGGTTTAGACTTGATAAGTTTACTCAAGGATGCCCTTATGTTTGTCAACTACATTGCTTTTAGTGAGGGACTGTGGTTGTTAACGCGAGCCTCGAATGAATTTGGCTACAACGTCCAGTTAGATAATGTGTTAAAAGTTTGGAGAAAAGGAAGTATCCTCGAGTCAAATTTCATAGATTACTTACTGTTGGAAGATCTTGGAGGTTTGGGATGCTTAATTGAGAAAGAGAATATCATAAAGAATTTGAACCTTTTGTACGAAAATGTTATCCAGGTTAGCAGTATAGCCAAAAGATACAATATCCCAATTCCTGTTATTGATTCCGCTATTAATTTCTATCTCTCTATTGTTTCTGAAAAGCTGCCTGCAAATCTTGTTCAGGCGATAAGGGATTGGTTTGGTTATCATGGGTTTTACAAGGTCGATAAGCCGAATCAAGTATTCCACTTTGAAAAAGGAGAAGCTGATAGCTAA
- a CDS encoding gluconokinase produces MKRYYIGVDVGTSSTKAVVFDEEALEVRYKAVENYAYSFDEKIGITIRPKDIEAALERCLRDAANFLRELSSDRKEIYLVVDTMLHSLLFLDSDMKPVANIIPWTNDLGTTEAIKILKNESVATLLHSRTGCPVAPTYPFYKLIWFSKNEQDFLKQVTKIASVKDYIIHLLTDSHFVDKSIASGSGCYDIRADRWADDLLRDFAKVDSSKFPSAVSGNTVLKPSKFLTSLFDEKNFDLRVIVGTSDGAASSMGTTFGDSSLITISMGTSAAIRRITSKIPDVEDMPGFGPWCYIFDDNNYIVGSATNNCGNVLNWWKDNYLKSSDYTPYEQTLNRILNDEARIQKPNNYRVLFKPTVFGMRSIRWIPYQKGEFYNLSPHTSVDDLTAAVIEGLVFKFRRAVNVVEEVTRKLLGDVTGFVASGGLLEIPGFGNLLSTVLNRGIFYRSNRYDAVLGTVLFALRLVNKAQFEKFVNTNKETKIISPTLKFVGFYEGLYQAWTEKIEESEKRILDEILKS; encoded by the coding sequence GTGAAGCGTTACTATATTGGAGTAGACGTTGGAACTTCGAGTACTAAGGCTGTTGTCTTCGATGAAGAGGCACTTGAAGTTAGGTACAAAGCTGTTGAGAACTACGCGTATAGTTTCGATGAAAAGATCGGCATTACTATAAGACCGAAAGATATTGAAGCGGCTCTGGAAAGATGTCTAAGAGATGCAGCGAATTTCTTGAGAGAGCTTTCTTCGGATAGGAAAGAAATATATTTGGTCGTAGATACTATGTTGCACTCGTTACTTTTCTTAGACAGCGATATGAAACCTGTTGCCAACATCATCCCATGGACCAATGATTTGGGAACAACAGAAGCGATCAAAATCCTCAAGAACGAATCGGTAGCAACTCTCTTACATAGCAGAACAGGTTGTCCTGTTGCGCCAACGTATCCATTCTACAAGTTAATATGGTTTTCAAAAAATGAGCAAGATTTTCTGAAACAAGTGACTAAGATTGCGTCTGTGAAGGACTATATAATCCATCTCCTTACGGATTCACATTTCGTTGATAAATCAATCGCAAGTGGTTCGGGCTGCTACGATATTAGAGCTGATAGATGGGCAGATGACTTGCTGAGAGATTTTGCTAAGGTTGATTCATCAAAATTTCCAAGTGCAGTTTCAGGAAATACGGTGCTAAAACCCAGTAAATTCTTGACGAGCTTATTCGATGAAAAAAATTTCGATTTAAGGGTCATTGTTGGAACCTCTGATGGAGCTGCATCGAGTATGGGGACAACGTTCGGCGATAGTAGTTTGATTACGATATCGATGGGAACAAGTGCTGCGATCAGAAGAATCACCAGTAAGATCCCTGATGTTGAAGATATGCCTGGGTTTGGCCCGTGGTGCTATATATTCGATGATAACAACTATATAGTCGGAAGCGCTACAAATAACTGCGGCAATGTTTTGAACTGGTGGAAAGATAACTATCTGAAGTCAAGTGATTACACTCCATACGAACAGACTCTTAACCGGATTTTGAACGATGAAGCGAGGATTCAAAAACCTAATAACTATAGGGTACTTTTTAAGCCAACTGTTTTTGGAATGCGCTCGATCAGGTGGATACCGTATCAGAAAGGAGAGTTTTATAATTTATCACCACATACAAGTGTTGATGACTTAACAGCCGCAGTTATCGAAGGGTTGGTGTTTAAGTTTAGAAGAGCCGTCAATGTGGTCGAGGAAGTCACACGCAAACTATTAGGAGACGTTACTGGGTTTGTGGCTTCAGGAGGGTTGTTGGAAATACCGGGGTTCGGGAACTTGCTCTCAACCGTATTGAACCGAGGCATTTTTTACAGGAGTAATAGGTACGACGCTGTGCTTGGAACCGTTCTTTTTGCTCTAAGATTAGTCAACAAAGCCCAGTTCGAAAAGTTTGTGAATACCAACAAGGAAACGAAAATCATATCGCCGACATTGAAATTTGTGGGCTTTTACGAAGGTCTGTATCAGGCATGGACTGAAAAAATAGAGGAAAGTGAAAAGCGCATTCTTGATGAAATTCTAAAGAGCTAA
- a CDS encoding tripartite tricarboxylate transporter permease yields MEAFLKTFQVGIPIVLNPQNLLIIVIGTVWGLIFGAVPGLTATMGVALALPLTYGLNPYSALALLSAIYVGAISGGFISAGLINIPGTPSSIATTFDAHPMVKKGQAPLAMGISLMSSFFGGLIAVFAMIIATYSLAQVALKFGPFEYFALGILAFAGCIGMFEGGIVKNTLSILLGLLIAAVGADPLTGVKRLTFGIEDLIAGIDILPLLIGLFGLSEVFVAIEQRSKFVVPPETKKMRMGFKLVLESTKVIFSQPINFIRSLIIGFIIGVFPGVGGATSSVVAYGLAKSYSKHPEKFGTGIPDGVIASETANNATIAGALVPLLSLGIPGDSVTAMMIGGFMIHGMIPGPMLFAEHADTVYTVFASQILANITMVILGLVLMRFIISALSVKSYFLYPVITIAMVVGAYGLYNRVFDIWVALFFGFVGYVLRKANFPLVPLITAFILGPIVEKGLRQALALSDGSLMPLFTRPISLTLIILAVFLFVLGLYINARVAKKQSA; encoded by the coding sequence ATGGAGGCTTTCTTGAAAACGTTCCAGGTAGGTATACCCATAGTGCTAAACCCGCAAAATCTTTTAATAATAGTTATTGGTACAGTCTGGGGGCTGATATTTGGTGCGGTCCCAGGGCTCACAGCAACGATGGGTGTCGCTCTGGCGTTGCCCCTAACGTATGGTCTAAATCCATATAGCGCGTTGGCTCTGTTAAGTGCAATTTACGTTGGCGCTATATCGGGTGGATTTATCTCAGCGGGGTTGATAAATATTCCGGGAACTCCTTCATCTATTGCAACAACATTTGATGCTCATCCCATGGTGAAAAAAGGACAGGCACCACTTGCGATGGGAATTTCTCTTATGAGTTCGTTCTTCGGTGGGCTCATAGCGGTATTCGCGATGATAATAGCTACCTATTCATTGGCCCAAGTGGCCTTGAAGTTCGGCCCGTTTGAGTATTTTGCACTTGGTATCCTCGCATTTGCTGGTTGTATTGGAATGTTTGAAGGGGGAATAGTGAAGAATACCCTCTCAATACTTCTCGGACTTCTTATTGCTGCAGTCGGAGCAGACCCACTAACAGGCGTTAAGAGGTTAACATTTGGAATTGAGGACCTTATTGCAGGAATAGATATTCTGCCACTTCTAATAGGATTGTTTGGTTTGAGTGAGGTATTTGTAGCCATAGAGCAGCGTTCGAAGTTTGTTGTTCCGCCAGAAACTAAAAAGATGAGGATGGGTTTCAAGCTGGTCCTTGAGTCGACGAAAGTGATATTCAGCCAGCCGATTAATTTCATCAGGTCGTTGATTATCGGTTTTATTATAGGGGTGTTTCCAGGCGTTGGTGGGGCAACCTCCAGCGTTGTAGCTTATGGACTTGCCAAATCGTATTCCAAACATCCGGAAAAGTTCGGAACTGGAATCCCAGATGGAGTAATAGCTTCAGAAACCGCTAACAATGCTACTATCGCCGGAGCACTGGTTCCTCTGTTGTCGCTTGGAATACCTGGTGATTCAGTCACTGCGATGATGATTGGTGGGTTTATGATACACGGAATGATCCCGGGACCGATGCTGTTTGCGGAGCATGCTGACACTGTTTATACAGTGTTCGCATCTCAGATCCTTGCTAACATAACGATGGTTATACTTGGGCTCGTACTGATGCGGTTTATTATATCTGCCTTAAGCGTCAAGTCATATTTCCTCTACCCGGTTATAACCATCGCGATGGTTGTTGGTGCTTATGGACTCTACAACAGGGTCTTTGACATCTGGGTGGCACTCTTCTTCGGGTTTGTTGGGTACGTCTTAAGGAAAGCAAACTTTCCTCTTGTACCTCTTATAACTGCTTTCATACTCGGTCCTATTGTTGAAAAAGGGCTCAGACAAGCTCTCGCATTGTCAGATGGTAGTTTAATGCCATTATTCACAAGACCTATTTCGCTAACTCTAATAATACTTGCGGTATTTCTCTTTGTTCTTGGGCTATACATCAACGCGCGCGTTGCAAAGAAACAAAGTGCTTAA
- a CDS encoding FadR/GntR family transcriptional regulator, producing MFEEIDKTQTSEKIVEEIVKLISSGKLKPGQALPPERELASRLGVSRVALREAITSLAMLGIVEKRWGKGNFISEQLNLSIVQRFTKHLIISKQLEIFEVMEARLAIESELAAFAALRRTEEDIERIQKALDKYLNTSRKSIKRVEYDKELHFAIAKAAKNSILESLQNAVMNKAFEVIKITTKVGIAYKNTEEEHKRIVTAIISGNPELSRIEMTKHLLMATERVFSSEKVLDKAVSERLQCLIKGLLTK from the coding sequence TTGTTTGAGGAGATTGATAAGACCCAAACCTCCGAAAAGATTGTTGAGGAAATCGTTAAATTAATATCGAGTGGCAAACTTAAACCGGGACAGGCGTTACCACCGGAGCGAGAGTTGGCTTCACGACTGGGTGTCAGTCGAGTGGCCTTAAGAGAAGCGATAACGTCTCTTGCAATGCTGGGAATTGTTGAGAAGCGCTGGGGGAAGGGTAATTTTATCTCGGAACAGCTGAATTTGTCAATTGTTCAGAGGTTTACGAAACATTTAATAATTTCAAAGCAACTGGAAATATTTGAGGTTATGGAGGCAAGACTTGCAATTGAAAGTGAGTTGGCTGCTTTCGCTGCCCTTAGACGAACTGAAGAAGATATCGAAAGGATTCAAAAGGCGCTTGACAAATACTTGAACACAAGTCGAAAGAGCATCAAGAGAGTTGAGTATGACAAGGAGCTTCATTTTGCAATTGCGAAGGCCGCTAAAAACAGTATTCTGGAAAGCCTCCAGAATGCCGTGATGAATAAGGCTTTTGAGGTTATTAAGATCACGACGAAGGTAGGTATTGCGTACAAAAATACGGAAGAAGAACACAAGAGAATTGTTACCGCGATCATCAGTGGGAATCCCGAATTGTCGAGAATAGAAATGACCAAACATTTATTGATGGCAACGGAAAGGGTTTTCTCCTCAGAGAAAGTTTTGGATAAAGCGGTTTCTGAAAGATTACAGTGCTTAATAAAAGGTTTACTAACGAAGTAG
- a CDS encoding DDE-type integrase/transposase/recombinase, whose translation MQNSVVSCPKCGSTNIYKNGHDKYGNQQYFCKDCKRTFRLVHSKKHKLFSFPYPKCPVCGKTMQIHKIKKAFVKFRCRSCHTRDEIPTNLPQFVPLPFDSFKFFRFPIFIVLKAFVLYFKAVSLRSIRDSLNIKVSHVAIYKWILKLSCFFSILVPVDAFKVHGDETVVLFKSKKYYVWFLVDHETNLIVAWHVSKYRDMGQVKILLEKFFGNNERTIELITDGLGAYGAVKILYKNINHIVVRLGQNNQCESKFSLFQDFVRAKRGFKNIDNLPMYVNSFCVVRNLLKLNGNDIARVMSVLLSSITTS comes from the coding sequence ATGCAAAATTCTGTAGTCTCTTGCCCCAAATGCGGCTCTACCAACATCTACAAAAACGGTCATGATAAGTACGGTAACCAACAATACTTTTGCAAAGACTGTAAGCGCACTTTCAGACTTGTTCATTCAAAAAAACACAAGCTCTTCTCTTTCCCTTATCCTAAATGCCCTGTCTGTGGAAAAACTATGCAAATCCACAAAATCAAAAAAGCCTTCGTTAAGTTCCGTTGCCGTTCTTGCCATACCAGAGACGAAATCCCAACTAACTTACCTCAATTTGTCCCTCTTCCTTTCGACTCTTTCAAGTTCTTCCGTTTCCCTATCTTTATTGTTCTTAAAGCCTTCGTCCTTTATTTCAAAGCTGTGTCCTTGCGTTCCATCAGAGACTCACTTAATATCAAAGTCTCTCATGTCGCTATCTACAAGTGGATCCTTAAGTTGTCTTGTTTCTTTTCCATCCTCGTTCCTGTAGATGCTTTCAAAGTCCATGGTGATGAAACTGTCGTTTTGTTTAAATCCAAAAAGTACTATGTTTGGTTCTTAGTTGACCATGAGACGAATCTCATTGTTGCTTGGCATGTATCCAAATATCGCGATATGGGTCAAGTGAAGATATTGTTAGAGAAGTTCTTTGGTAACAACGAAAGAACAATCGAACTAATTACAGATGGACTTGGTGCATATGGTGCAGTGAAGATACTATACAAGAATATCAATCATATTGTTGTGAGACTTGGGCAAAACAATCAATGTGAATCGAAGTTTTCGTTATTCCAAGACTTTGTACGAGCCAAGCGTGGATTTAAGAATATTGACAATCTTCCAATGTACGTAAACAGTTTTTGTGTAGTGAGAAATCTCTTGAAACTGAATGGCAATGATATTGCGCGTGTTATGAGTGTTCTATTGTCTTCCATCACTACAAGTTAA
- a CDS encoding gluconokinase: MEKDLILAVDVGTTYLKAGLVDAEGNILRSCRNKIRMDVDPSGKAEHNVKDLSRLLQKTMKKVVDGFEKRVAAIVPSTYIFGLMLLDSNNVPHSNMITLADTRIREVMCDFKGYFDRDFIYSRTGMPPTFHTALAKVFWSLRRLQIEDLRKVKFVSCKDYIVLLLTSKLATEPSTASSTGYFNTFTLDWDDDILSFLGISRNNLPEILSPYTVIPLKKEISDYLGLPRDVGVVMGLYDGGAVALASGVFGNKRRAVVNLGTTGMVRVISERPFISSTPMLKTQTLYLCNGRWFPGGSVNNAGSVIEWLRKVLRINLDKFRSHEVKPVKGLLFHPYITGERGLEFGSEAKGMIQGLEYKISAEDILTAALEGISFTLRMMVEPLIEKGIGFERVTVSGGGTKLKQWLYILANVLKKEVEVSRFEEPALVGSTMLGGVSLGWFDSLNDATNHIVKEGMIVTPDQELVETYDEKFDAFLGSLKRMYIEK; this comes from the coding sequence ATGGAAAAAGATTTGATTCTTGCTGTGGACGTTGGAACGACTTACTTGAAAGCGGGATTGGTTGATGCAGAAGGTAATATCCTGAGGTCTTGTAGAAACAAGATTAGGATGGATGTTGACCCGTCCGGAAAAGCTGAGCATAATGTTAAAGACCTCTCAAGACTTTTGCAGAAAACGATGAAGAAAGTAGTTGATGGATTTGAAAAGCGTGTAGCCGCTATTGTTCCATCCACATATATCTTTGGTTTGATGTTGCTTGATTCGAATAATGTTCCGCATTCGAATATGATTACCTTAGCAGATACACGAATCAGAGAAGTTATGTGCGACTTTAAGGGCTATTTCGATAGAGACTTCATTTACTCAAGAACAGGTATGCCTCCAACGTTTCATACCGCGCTTGCAAAGGTTTTTTGGAGCCTAAGGAGGCTTCAAATTGAGGATCTAAGGAAAGTGAAGTTCGTGTCGTGTAAGGATTACATCGTTCTTCTTTTGACCTCCAAGCTTGCGACTGAACCAAGTACGGCTTCGTCAACAGGGTACTTCAATACGTTTACCTTGGACTGGGATGATGATATTTTAAGCTTTTTGGGAATAAGTAGAAATAACCTGCCTGAGATACTTTCACCTTACACGGTGATTCCGTTGAAAAAGGAAATTTCTGACTATCTCGGGTTGCCAAGAGATGTTGGAGTGGTAATGGGTTTGTACGACGGTGGAGCTGTAGCTCTTGCTAGTGGTGTTTTTGGGAATAAAAGAAGAGCTGTAGTAAACCTCGGAACCACAGGGATGGTTCGAGTTATCTCAGAGCGGCCTTTCATATCTTCCACCCCCATGCTTAAGACTCAGACTTTGTATCTGTGCAACGGTAGGTGGTTCCCTGGAGGTTCCGTGAATAACGCAGGTTCTGTAATTGAATGGCTGAGGAAAGTTTTAAGGATAAACCTTGATAAATTTCGTTCACATGAAGTTAAACCGGTCAAAGGATTGCTATTCCATCCTTATATAACTGGTGAGAGGGGACTGGAGTTCGGTAGCGAAGCAAAAGGGATGATTCAAGGGCTTGAATATAAGATTTCTGCTGAAGATATACTCACAGCAGCTTTGGAAGGTATTTCATTCACGTTGCGAATGATGGTAGAACCCCTTATAGAAAAAGGCATTGGTTTTGAGAGAGTGACTGTGTCTGGTGGAGGAACAAAGTTGAAGCAATGGCTTTACATACTTGCGAATGTTCTTAAGAAGGAAGTTGAGGTCTCACGGTTTGAAGAACCCGCTCTCGTTGGATCTACGATGTTGGGAGGTGTTTCATTAGGCTGGTTTGATTCGTTGAATGACGCTACAAATCATATTGTTAAGGAAGGAATGATCGTGACACCGGACCAAGAGTTAGTTGAAACGTACGATGAGAAGTTTGATGCTTTTTTGGGTTCTCTTAAACGTATGTACATTGAAAAGTGA
- a CDS encoding bifunctional 4-hydroxy-2-oxoglutarate aldolase/2-dehydro-3-deoxy-phosphogluconate aldolase translates to MHKDEVAALIEKERFIAILRTSSTEDAVEKGVTLSEEGVKLIEVTFTVPNATEVIKELKERCPDAVIGAGTVINLDMCVEALEAGAEYIISPNFDPEVSKFCAERDICYIPGVMTPTEIVNAYLAGNTILKLFPGDILGPAFIKAMKGPFPNVNFIVTGGVSPDNVLEWLKTGAFGVGMGGSLVSGSKEEVRERIRNVLKKIRELS, encoded by the coding sequence ATGCACAAAGACGAAGTAGCTGCTTTGATCGAAAAGGAACGGTTTATAGCAATTTTGCGTACCAGCAGTACGGAAGATGCAGTAGAAAAAGGTGTTACCCTGAGCGAAGAAGGTGTCAAGTTGATTGAAGTAACCTTTACAGTTCCAAACGCAACGGAGGTCATAAAAGAACTTAAAGAAAGGTGTCCGGATGCTGTTATAGGCGCTGGTACCGTCATTAATTTGGACATGTGTGTTGAAGCGCTGGAAGCCGGTGCTGAATACATAATCTCACCAAACTTTGATCCGGAAGTTTCAAAGTTTTGTGCAGAGAGAGATATTTGCTACATTCCCGGAGTTATGACACCAACTGAAATTGTGAATGCCTATCTGGCTGGTAACACTATTCTCAAGCTTTTTCCTGGAGATATTCTAGGACCAGCGTTCATCAAGGCTATGAAGGGGCCATTCCCGAACGTGAATTTTATTGTCACAGGCGGAGTTTCACCAGACAACGTTTTAGAGTGGCTCAAAACAGGTGCCTTTGGTGTTGGTATGGGTGGTTCTCTGGTAAGTGGATCAAAAGAAGAGGTCAGGGAAAGAATTAGGAATGTATTGAAGAAGATAAGGGAACTTTCTTAA
- a CDS encoding tripartite tricarboxylate transporter substrate binding protein: MTRRLVFLVLSVLLTLLLVTLSFAAYPERPVTVVVPYSAGGASDITARLIADFWKKYTGKEMIVTNVVGAEGAVAARQVLQTKPDGYTVLWYHQAVLGNYYLGVADIKWSSFTPACIVTKTSRITAARADAPWNNLKEAIEDAKKNPKKYVYGAGAGGIAYLEYSPIEMAAPGAFRVVPNEGGDAQRIAALLGGHVDIVPLALVSAVQYIKNGQIKVLAVHDDQPDPFIPNAPTAASQGLRSLKFPMTNTFFFPPRTPANIVNEFNKIIEKIVADSEFQKKLAEVAYAVPFFKTGNDLLNFWREQEAVYMKAAQAVK; encoded by the coding sequence ATGACAAGAAGGTTAGTGTTTTTGGTTCTTAGCGTTTTGCTGACATTACTTTTGGTCACACTTAGCTTCGCCGCTTATCCGGAAAGACCGGTAACTGTTGTTGTTCCGTATTCAGCAGGTGGTGCAAGTGATATAACAGCAAGGCTCATAGCAGATTTTTGGAAGAAGTACACTGGCAAAGAAATGATAGTAACCAATGTTGTCGGAGCAGAAGGAGCGGTTGCAGCCAGACAAGTGCTTCAGACAAAACCAGATGGTTATACCGTACTTTGGTACCACCAGGCCGTACTGGGAAACTACTACCTTGGCGTAGCGGATATAAAGTGGTCGAGCTTTACACCGGCGTGTATCGTAACAAAGACCTCGAGAATAACTGCGGCACGGGCAGATGCTCCATGGAATAATTTGAAAGAAGCTATTGAAGATGCAAAGAAAAATCCGAAGAAGTATGTGTACGGAGCCGGTGCAGGTGGAATAGCCTATTTGGAATACTCTCCGATCGAGATGGCAGCTCCAGGTGCATTCAGAGTGGTTCCTAACGAGGGTGGAGATGCGCAAAGAATTGCTGCCTTACTTGGTGGCCACGTCGATATTGTTCCATTAGCTCTTGTCTCAGCCGTTCAGTATATCAAGAACGGGCAAATCAAGGTTTTGGCTGTGCACGATGATCAACCAGATCCGTTCATACCCAATGCGCCAACGGCAGCTTCTCAGGGACTTAGGAGTCTGAAGTTCCCGATGACAAACACGTTCTTCTTCCCTCCAAGAACTCCGGCTAACATAGTGAACGAGTTCAACAAGATTATTGAAAAGATAGTAGCCGACTCAGAATTTCAAAAGAAGTTGGCCGAAGTTGCATACGCAGTCCCGTTCTTTAAGACTGGAAACGATCTGTTGAATTTCTGGAGAGAACAGGAAGCAGTTTACATGAAAGCAGCTCAAGCAGTTAAATGA